One window of Chitinispirillales bacterium genomic DNA carries:
- a CDS encoding KilA-N domain-containing protein — MAKNEKISVQGTEITVVSEKSGDYISLTDIARYKNTEKPNVVVANWLHNHNTIEYLGTWEQLNNPNFKPLEIKKFIRFSSTQFRQSLYR, encoded by the coding sequence ATGGCAAAAAACGAAAAAATAAGCGTACAAGGAACGGAGATAACGGTAGTATCTGAAAAGAGCGGCGATTATATTTCACTGACAGACATAGCAAGATATAAAAATACTGAAAAACCTAACGTAGTTGTTGCTAATTGGCTTCATAATCATAATACTATTGAATATCTTGGAACTTGGGAACAGTTAAACAATCCTAATTTCAAACCCCTCGAAATAAAAAAGTTTATACGTTTTTCTTCCACTCAATTCCGTCAATCGCTTTATCGGTAA